One window from the genome of Equus quagga isolate Etosha38 chromosome 6, UCLA_HA_Equagga_1.0, whole genome shotgun sequence encodes:
- the LOC124240586 gene encoding sphingosine 1-phosphate receptor 3-like, with translation MATVPPPHPGPTPWNEVLRTHYNYVGKLEGRLRDAPEGGTLTTVLFLIVCSFIVLENLMVFIAIWKNNKFHNRMYFFIGNLALCDLLAGVAYTVNILMSGKKTLSLSLTVWFLREGSMFVALGASTCSLLAIAIERHLTMIKMRPYDANKKYRVFLLIGMCWLIAFSLGALPILGWNCLRNLPECSTILPLYSKRYIAFCISVFMAILVTIVILYARIYFLVKSSSRRVASPHNSERSMALLRTVVIVVSVFIACWSPLFILFLIDVACKVKECAVLFKAQWFIALAVLNSAMNPVIYTLASKEMRRAFFRLVCTCLVRGRGTSSSPVQPALDPSRSKSSGSNNSSPSSKSKEDPPQLAAPPCITDKNKTLPNGILCK, from the coding sequence TGGCGACGGTCCCGCCTCCGCACCCCGGACCCACCCCCTGGAACGAGGTCCTGCGCACACACTACAACTACGTGGGCAAGCTGGAGGGCAGGCTGAGGGACGCGCCCGAGGGCGGCACCCTCACCACCGTGCTGTTCTTAATCGTCTGCAGCTTCATCGTCCTGGAGAACCTGATGGTCTTCATTGCCATCtggaaaaacaataaatttcacAACCGCATGTACTTTTTCATCGGCAACCTGGCCCTCTGCGACCTGCTGGCCGGCGTCGCTTACACAGTCAACATTCTGATGTCAGGCAAGAAGACGCTGAGCCTGTCTCTGACGGTCTGGTTCCTACGGGAAGGCAGCATGTTTGTGGCCCTCGGGGCGTCCACCTGTAGCTTGCTGGCCATCGCTATCGAGCGGCACCTGACCATGATCAAAATGAGGCCGTACGACGCCAACAAGAAATACCGAGTCTTCCTCCTGATCGGGATGTGCTGGCTCATCGCGTTCTCGCTGGGCGCCTTACCCATCCTGGGCTGGAACTGCCTTCGCAACCTCCCCGAATGCTCCACCATCCTGCCCCTCTATTCCAAGAGGTACATCGCGTTCTGCATCAGCGTCTTCATGGCCATCCTGGTGACCATCGTGATCCTGTACGCACGCATCTACTTCCTGGTGAAGTCCAGCAGCCGCAGGGTGGCCAGCCCCCACAACTCGGAGCGGTCCATGGCCCTGCTGCGGACTGTGGTGATCGTGGTGAGCGTATTCATCGCCTGCTGGTCCCCGCTGTTCATCCTCTTCCTCATCGATGTAGCCTGCAAGGTGAAGGAGTGCGCTGTGCTGTTCAAGGCCCAGTGGTTCATTGCGCTGGCGGTGCTCAACTCGGCCATGAACCCTGTCATCTACACGCTGGCCAGCAAGGAGATGCGCCGAGCCTTCTTCCGGCTGGTCTGCACCTGCCTGGTCCGGGGCCGGGGCACCAGCTCCTCGCCCGTCCAGCCCGCTCTCGATCCCAGCAGGAGCAAATCCAGTGGCAGCAACAACAGCAGCCCGTCCTCCAAGAGCAAGGAAGACCCTCCCCAACTGGCTGCCCCGCCCTGCATAACCGACAAAAATAAAACCCTGCCGAATGGGATCCTCTGCAAGTGA